A genomic region of Nymphaea colorata isolate Beijing-Zhang1983 chromosome 2, ASM883128v2, whole genome shotgun sequence contains the following coding sequences:
- the LOC116247242 gene encoding uncharacterized protein LOC116247242, translating into MEGSLPLLVKNGVVIQPSNAAPVSAFLQTYSGAYTTFRTHENASYVMFWERHLRRLVQSVEILGERRPDLYPLKCRFESSWDIFIRPLVDSSLKNGLALALKKRKHGEELAITSLVHGTTDQPDDDSVVRPCDVYVHIGGYLPMKFGLSDSAACLALVGQSREIAMSKFSEWARTRKYLEKLRAPLVTELLLSNDGDHILEGTVTNFFVVCRRDMNQMSDEGPTNPNNMHPYVVQTAPLNDGVLPGVIRQIVLEICSSMGIPFCEVAPSWSKHGIWVEAFVTNSLRLVQHVKRIQVPSSWEGLQSKSWEEVSWEMKDFKGGGFITSLIQAELMKRVSSEGYSVTKLRR; encoded by the exons ATGGAGGGTTCGCTTCCCCTTCTGGTGAAGAATGGCGTTGTCATTCAACCCAGCAATGCCGCTCCAGTTTCTGCCTTCCTACAAACTTATTCAg GTGCATATACGACGTTCCGAACACATGAGAATGCTTCTTACGTGATGTTCTGGGAGAGACATCTACGACGCCTAGTGCAGTCTGTTGAAATTTTAGGTGAAAGAAGGCCAGACTTGTACCCGTTAAAATGCAGATTTGAGTCATCTTGGGACATATTCATCAGACCTCTTGTCGACAGTTCCTTGAAAAATGGGTTGGCACTAGCGCTGAAGAAGAGGAAACATGGAGAAGAGTTGGCAATTACATCACTTGTTCACGGAACCACTGACCAACCTGATGATGATTCTGTTGTGAGACCTTGTGATGTCTATGTGCACATTGGAGGTTATTTGCCAATGAAGTTTGGTCTGAGTGATAGTGCTGCTTGTTTAGCTCTTGTGGGTCAGAGCAGGGAAATCGCTATGTCAAAGTTCTCTGAATGGGCAAG GACGAGAAAATACTTGGAGAAGTTAAGGGCTCCATTAGTAACAGAGCTTCTCTTGTCAAATGATGGTGACCACATTTTGGAGGGAACAGTTACAAATTTCTTTGTTGTTTGTCGAAGG GACATGAACCAAATGAGTGATGAGGGTCCAACTAATCCAAATAATATGCATCCCTATGTGGTTCAAACTGCTCCACTGAACGATGGTGTTCTACCTGGAGTAATTCGACAGATAGTTTTGGA AATTTGCTCGAGCATGGGAATTCCCTTCTGTGAAGTTGCACCTTCATGGTCAAAGCATGGCATTTGGGTTGAGGCCTTTGTCACTA ATAGCCTAAGGCTGGTACAGCATGTAAAGAGGATACAAGTCCCTTCTTCATGGGAAGGTTTGCAGTCTAAAAGCTGGGAGGAGGTGTCGTGGGAGATGAAAGATTTCAAG GGAGGCGGGTTCATAACGTCACTAATACAG GCTGAGCTGATGAAAAGGGTTAGTTCTGAAGGATATTCAGTAACGAAGCTCCGGAGATAA
- the LOC116247241 gene encoding mitogen-activated protein kinase homolog MMK1-like, giving the protein MDNAAGPLPQGGQDFPAIHTHGGRYVQYNIFGNNFEVTSKYTPPIVPIGRGAYGIVCSVYNSETNEQVAVKKIANAFDNPTDAKRTLREIKLLRHLDHENVISIRDVIPPPQPEAFNDVYIASELMDTDLHHIIRSNQALSDEHCQYFMYQILRGLKYIHSANVLHRDLKPSNLLVNANCDLKICDFGLARPTSENDFMTEYVVTRWYRAPELLLNSSDYTAAIDVWSVGCIFMELMNRRPLFPGRDQMHQLRLLTELIGTPTAADIEFVRSEDARRYILQLPQQPRQSFAELFPHVHPVAIDLVERMLTFNPAQRITVEEALAHPYLAALHDLGDEPVCAQPFLFDFEQNGLTVEQMKELIYRESLAYNNPQFQC; this is encoded by the exons ATGGACAACGCCGCCGGCCCCCTGCCCCAAGGCGGGCAAGATTTTCCGGCTATCCACACCCACGGCGGCCGTTACGTCCAGTACAACATCTTCGGCAACAACTTCGAGGTCACCTCCAAATACACTCCTCCCATCGTTCCCATAGGCCGCGGCGCTTACGGAATTGTCTg TTCGGTATACAACTCGGAGACGAACGAACAGGTGGCCGTAAAGAAGATTGCTAATGCTTTTGACAACCCCACTGATGCTAAGAGAACTCTTCGGGAGATCAAACTCCTTCGGCATTTGGACCATGAAAAT GTCATAAGTATCAGAGACGTGATTCCACCACCTCAACCAGAAGCATTCAATGATGTCTATATCGCCTCTGAGCTTATGGACACAGATCTTCATCACATAATTCGCTCAAATCAAGCTCTATCTGATGAACATTGTCAG TATTTCATGTACCAAATCCTTCGCGGCCTCAAGTACATCCATTCTGCTAATGTTCTTCACAGAGACCTGAAACCAAGCAATCTGTTGGTGAACGCAAATTGTGACCTGAAGATATGCGACTTCGGGCTTGCACGACCAACATCGGAGAATGACTTCATGACTGAGTATGTTGTTACAAGATGGTACAGAGCACCCGAGCTTCTTCTCAACTCGTCAGACTACACGGCAGCTATAGATGTTTGGTCAGTGGGATGCATTTTCATGGAGTTGATGAACAGAAGGCCACTATTTCCAGGGAGAGACCAGATGCACCAGTTGCGCTTGCTAACAGAG CTGATTGGAACACCGACAGCAGCTGATATTGAATTTGTTAGGAGCGAGGATGCTCGGAGGTACATTCTGCAGCTTCCACAACAACCACGCCAATCTTTTGCAGAATTGTTTCCTCATGTTCACCCCGTGGCCATCGATCTTGTAGAGAGAATGTTGACTTTTAATCCTGCTCAACGAATAACAG TTGAGGAAGCACTGGCCCACCCATACTTGGCAGCGCTACATGATTTGGGGGATGAACCAGTTTGTGCACAACCGTTTCTCTTCGATTTTGAGCAAAATGGTTTGACGGTGGAGCAGATGAAGGAGCTGATATATAGGGAGTCTCTGGCATATAATAATCCACAGTTTCAATGTTGA
- the LOC116248806 gene encoding L-ascorbate peroxidase, cytosolic-like: MSRCYCYPTVSEEYKKAVEKCKRKLRGLIAEKNCAPLILRLAWHSAGTFDVKTKTGGPFGTIKNPVELGHAANAGLDIAVRLLEPIREQFPILSYADFVQLAGVVAVEVTGGPDVPFHPGRPDKTESPVEGRLPDANQGVDHLRVVFKQHMGLSDQDIVALSGGHTLGRAHKERSGFEGPWTRDPLIFDNNYFKELLTGEKAGLLQLPTDKALLSDPVFRPLVEKYAADEDAFFADYAEAHRRLSELGFAEC, encoded by the exons ATGTCGAGGTGCTACTGCTACCCAACTGTTAGCGAGGAATACAAGAAAGCCGTTGAGAAATGCAAGAGAAAGCTCAGAGGGCTCATCGCTGAGAAAAACTGTGCCCCCCTTATTCTCCGTCTAGC ATGGCATTCGGCCGGAACTTTTGATGTGAAAACGAAGACTGGCGGCCCTTTCGGTACCATCAAGAACCCGGTCGAGCTTGGCCATGCGGCTAATGCTGGACTGGACATTGCCGTCAGGCTCTTGGAACCAATAAGGGAGCAGTTCCCCATCCTTTCATATGCCGATTTTGTTCAG TTGGCTGGAGTCGTCGCTGTTGAGGTTACTGGGGGACCGGATGTTCCTTTTCATCCAGGGAGGCCG GACAAAACTGAGTCTCCAGTGGAAGGCCGCCTTCCTGACGCCAACCAGG GTGTTGATCACTTAAGGGTTGTCTTTAAGCAACACATGGGTCTATCTGACCAGGATATTGTTGCACTGTCTGGTGGGCATACCCTG GGACGGGCCCACAAGGAGCGGTCTGGATTCGAAGGACCCTGGACTCGCGACCCTCTGATATTCGACAACAACTACTTCAA GGAGCTGCTGACTGGAGAGAAGGCAGGTCTGCTTCAGTTGCCAACTGACAAAGCTCTTCTGAGCGACCCAGTCTTCCGTCCCCTGGTGGAGAAGTATGCGGCT GACGAGGATGCTTTCTTTGCTGATTACGCTGAGGCTCACCGGAGGCTCTCAGAACTGGG ATTTGCTGAATGCTGA